In Plectropomus leopardus isolate mb chromosome 17, YSFRI_Pleo_2.0, whole genome shotgun sequence, the DNA window CACTCttaaaatttccattgttatgcgtATGATATGTAACTGTATCTATCAGTTATCTAGACTACAAGTatgtcttaaggacataaaagtCTGGATGAGCCGCAATTTCCTGATGTTAAAttgagacaaaactgaagttattgttcttggtcCCAAACATCTCAGAAACTCCTTTTCTAAGGATATAATTTCTTTCGATGGCATtgccttggcctctagcacaactgtaagaaACCTCAGAGTTATATTCAATCAAGATCTATCTTTTGCCTCTTATGTAAAACAAACTTTCACTTGCattacattgcaaaaattagacatatcctgccTCATTGGGTGTTATTTTGGCTTAGTATGACCTGTGAACAAGTGGGCACTTGAtgtaataaactaaaataaattgcCTTTTATTTGCTGGCATGAGTTATAATGGCTCTGTACCAGCAATAATGTCAgcccagaggcattatgttttcaggttttccattcCATTCTTATGAACGCAACTtcttaagaacaccttaagagaatttcttcaaatttggccaAAATTTCATCTTGAActgaagaatgaactgattcaattttggtgatcataggtcaaggtcactgtgacctcacaaaactaTTTATTTGGCCGCTATTCAATGTCAgggacagaaggggagacatttggtcagacacgGAATTGGTGACCCAAATCTCGGATGTCCATCTTGAAACTGCTGACTGTATAGATcatctgtgctgccaggttttagaatttgtagtttctttgcagcaacatccatatttgcgTATTCAACTGTCATGGcaacatatgagtctggactgATTTCAcgataatacatccatggtttggacagacatggatgtaattGTAACGGCAGAGATTATATTATAATTTGGTATCACAAGTACATTATCAATTtgataagttttgtttttacaaagtacTTTGAACTACCTTTGAAGCTTTATTAACCAAACTACATTTCTCCCTCGGGTGGAAAGTTCATCTTCTTCCAGTGTAACTTTCATCTTGCAAAGCTAAGCTTTCAAGATAGCTTCTCTAACACTGGTTGCACCAATTTGAAATTATGATAAATTGTTCTGTGTTCTGTTGGATTaacctgaaaatgcaaaagttgCCCTTCTTTCAGCTACTAATACATACTTGTGAGTGATGTCAGAAAGAATCTAAAAAATGGGTTCGGTCTATAGAACAGTCTTTTATTGACAGAGACATTTTTGCAGTGTTCCTTCACAAAAGCTGAAGGCTGCATCATTTTCCTATATTTCCAACAGCACCTGAATCCAGCGTCACACTTGaacagtttgtctttgtttgctCTCATGCTCCTCTTCCATCAGTTGGATTTGGGGAGTCTGTAGACGCCTGCAGAGACCATCAGCTGATGTTCCCTGACCTTCCTCTGCAGGAAGGCCTCCAGTTCGTTGACATCCATCTCCGTGACGACGGGTCCCGTGGCAACAAACATCCGGAGCATAGAGTGGATGCGGTCCAGCGTCATACTGTCCAGGTTGGTCAACATGGCCTGGATGTAGGCCCAGAACAACTGAAGAGACAGAGGACGAGTGTTTTAAGAAGCTTCTTCAGgaagtcatttttcattgttaaCTGTGCTGTtgtatgtttgagtgtgtgtgtgtgtgtgtgtgtgtgtgtgtgtgtgtgtgtatgtgtgtgtgtgttgtgggcacctgcagcttctcctccctctgttcAGACTGGGTGGTGGTGTTGGAGTCCCTCTCCTCGTCGCTGTCGATGAGCATCACGCCTCTCTCCATCTTCTCTTTGGACGAGCCTGTCTCCACCACGTAGTAGCGGCCTCCCGCCTCCTCCCTCAGAACGCCGTGTTGCTGCCACAGAGCCAGCTTCCTGTGCACCAGCTCCTTTGGAGCGCCAAGTTTCATGCTCAGCTCCTCCAGCATCCAAGAACCTGATGAAGATCAAACAAGTAACCAGTCAGATCAGTGCTGTCCAGCTCTGATGCGATTCGACCCAAAGGGTTTGGGCTGGGCTGAAATGTAATTTCACATAGTTCCCCCGGGGTTGAATCAGACGTAGGTCTCAAccaattttcaagtttttttgtttgatggtTTTCAGAAATTAGCCATTTGCATGGGTAAATTGACttttaatagatttagaaagaGACTGCAGCTGAGAGAGGGAAAGTGATGGAACAACAACGCAGTATAGTGGAGAACCAGGGTAGAgagtaggggtcgacagattatcattttggctggttatcagggctgatatttggcattttgccaattatctgtaccagcattttattctaattgttattgatttttgattAGAGAGCTGTAGTCTAGTGCCTGGTGTTTTGCCTGTGTAATGACCAACACTGGATTGAAAGTGAGGGACTTTTTATAAATGCActgaaatgttattaaaatatccTCATTTTCTGGTAGTTGTAATTTTATCTTCTGGATTCAAGTTTAAGATGTTAAggtttaaaaacatcataaatacaaatattttgcaGGCAAACCTGACAAATTGTTTTGCTTGCATTATTATACATAATCAACTGTGATTTTGActgttgtttattaattttaggGATGTCACAGTGAGGCAGCTGAATGAAGTGTTTAAAGAGTCTGATGACTGCTACACTTAAATTTTAATCGGCTTGACCACTTTGGAGCACTTACGCACGTTGGTCCCTCATCTTGCACAGCCACAGCAGAAATCAACCCCATAATTAGATTATACTGTTATCTTAAATCCATATTTTCCACAAAGTGTGATGTAACTGATTTAGATggcaaaaaatgatttgttttaatgttatgcTACAATATCTCACTTTTGATTTTGATAATTCTATTAAAGGCAGAGAATAATCACTGTACTTTTCTCCTGAAAGTGCAGGATGATGGCAGCGTGGATGGGGGAGACAGTGAGGTTGGTGAGGGTGCGGTCCTCCAGCTCCAGATCCAGAGTGACTGAGCCCAGGTGAGGCTTCCAGCTCAGCGTCCTCATGGCCTAAATCACAGAAGACAAACTGCTGGTAAAGTTTGAATCCAGATCGGCACAGCGGTGTTCTGTGGCGTCtaatgtaatgaaaataaaacagaaataaagtacTGACTGCTCaactgatcaaaaaaaaaaggaacatgaaAAAGAATAAGTGCAACTGTGGCATTATGAGAGCAAAATCTGTGAGTGAGATTTTAAGTTTCAGAAATTTgaccacaaacaaaacaatttaaagctTTTGTAGTGGTGTGTTCAAGGGCAGCATTTCTTATCATCGAAATCTAATCTTGTGCAGGCTATTAGCAAAGGAGGGTGAAAGCAATTTGGTGTTTATACCTtcttgcatttaaaatgttgctgcacAGCAACCAAATCTGAAACCTTAGCTGTCGTAGTGTCCTTGAATGCACCATCAATAGCACAGGTTCTCAAACAAACTGCTTCTCCATGTGATACACCTAAATTTTACCTGTTACTTTTAAGATTGTATCAAAATTAGCAGAAAGAAATTTACTAAAAAGAGGcaatacacttaaaaaacacattaaaaaataaaatatgcaaagcCATCTTCTCCTAACAGAACATACAAAAAGTGAACTCCACCTTCAGTTTCTCATAGCGGTGTGTGTAGGCCTCCATGGCCTGGCAGACGAGTGGAGGGAGCTCCAGCTTCTCCTCCTTCAGCGGAGGCCAGAACTCAGAGGACAGGATGATGGACGACAGGGACAGTGGTGGCTGCTCCTCCTCGCTCAGCCTCGATTCCTCCTCGCGGATGTTGCTGTTGATCCTTCGAGAGTCGGCCATGTCCTGACAAGAGACAGAAGAAAGGTAGGTGTGAACACGGCTCGTACTGACAAAAGATACAGTTTTATTAGTGATTAATCTCACTATTGTTTAGATTAACTGATAAATTGTTGGGTCTGTAAAATGTTGAGAACTGGAGGTTAAgtgttgcatgttttaaatgatcaacagttaaaaattaaaaacaccatGTTACATGGTGCATGATCACTGTAGTGAGGGTGCTGCATGTTGAACTGTTTAATGGGGACTGCAGGGACTAAATCAGTTTACCTTCAGCATGACCTCGCAGTAATGCATGTGAGACTCCCCAAACCTGAGCTTCAGCAGCTCCACGTTACGAATTTCcctgcaaacacaaaagaaatcaaactataTAAAGAACATCAGATTGATGTTTTGGACACAGCCCATGCCATGTtaatcaaacacaaaatacacacaaaaaggtgctaaaattatccaaaatacAAAAGTTCACTGACTTTTATGATCAAAAAAAGGTCTATAAAGCTCATAAAGTCATATCGCAGTTGCAGAAATGACCCGTTTACAGCCTGTATAAAATTTGTACATTATCTCTGCATTACTCTGTGGACTTCTGCACATTCCTGCACAAAATTGTTCAGGTCTTCCTTTTCAAATGTATTGAtctacaataaaattaattaataagtaCAAAGAAAtagtcagcatgggaggaactttcactttgtaaaacctgcaggagctatttttatttattcattttttatctgaAACTTTCAGTTGATTGTATAAAAAAGGTTGCTgtgaacttgctgtatatgatgttgaaagtttcagttttgattgtacatttgctgaaggcatttaaacaaagttttgtgttggagtttgttaaattccaaattctaaatactgacagaaagattttaatttttattgtaaatgcacatcgaattccaaatatctgttatcgatctcattaactactaataatcagtgcTGGTATCGGCCCTGAATATCAATATAGGTCGACCCTTATTAGTCATAAATATGACATGGAAACTCAGATACAGTGTAGGAAGCATTTTGGAGCAAACTGTGTGACTCCTCTTAACCAGCTTGTGGAGGCCATTATTTTTCCGTCAATCTGCTCGGCTAAAATCAAGCCTTACTGTCCGCTGCAGGCCATGTTTTGGCCTTCACTGTTGCTCAGAAACTAAAATCCATAGAAGACTTTGGTCTCATCTTGAACCAGTCTGCAGATTAAATCCAAACCCAACATGTTATGATCCACCGAAGTTAGCTATGATACGAGATGAATGAATCCCCGTCGTTGTCATTTTTGGCACCGTCTTCACTGTAAGGGAGCTGGGAGGGACAATTGGGTGAGATTAAACTCTTTTTTACGATCTAGTTACGTCATGCATGCCCGCTGGACACAGGACCATGCCCCTAGAAACACCTTTCAATGACGACTTTCAATGCACTCTACTGAGGCCACTTTTCtagtttgtgtctgttttgtatatatatgGAATATACTATGGGCTTTCTGTACTTAACTGGATTATGTGTACGGgcaagaaaagaagagaaaagctGAACTTTGAGTCAAAGTGTTTGTTCAGTTGTACCTGGCGGTGTTGTAGTTGAGCTGGTGCAGCAGTCTGTCGGCCAGCACGGCTCTGTACTCGTCTATGAAGATGTCTTTACTGCCGTAGATGCTGACCAGCAGGCTGATGATGTCTGAAGAACGCCGTTTTGAGCCCATcttatctggaaaaaaaagcattcttCTCTCAGTTAAATCCACAGGATAAAGActaagagcagaaaaaaaacatattgtgtgTTTACTTACCAGGGACGGCATCCGTCGGGTCTGGGGTCCAGTCCTCCGGGTCGTTGCCTTCTTCATCGCTGTCCTGCATCTCCAGAGTCACCGGGTCTCCTCTGGACAGCTCGGACGCCAAGTCTGTGCAGCCCTCAGCGTCTCCGGTCAGACCCGCCACGATCTGCCTCACTGTGTCCTCCCGAGTCCTTAAACACACCACAGAACCCTTCAACAAAACTCAGCCATAGAAATGATCACAAAGGTGGCAActttcttcccttcttttatttttcaaacaatattttcaatgaaatttgcaaaaattgcaaattaaaatatgtacatCAATGTTCAAATATATATCCCCTCGTACAGTCAAACATTCCCCcagaaaagacaataaaattccaatgacaataattataatataactGATTATAAATTAAccaatataaataattaattagattaaataatagtaataataataaaaaacaaaaatattaataacaaaaaataaaacaataatagaaTAGTAAGCAATATAAATTAGCAGCTTCCTAATTctgtcatctgtttttttatatgctCTTTTGGTTCAAatgtttcaattttatttaatttttctgcatAAATAATTTCATCATCAGCCGGACGGTCTAACTTCTGATCAAACAGCATTATAGAACGTACTATaacatacaacatacaacatacacaacatacaaataattttaatcttatattaaaaaataatgtttgaaaaaataccTGTGTGCGTATGGATGGACTCACCTGAGGTACTTTCGGATTGGTTGGCAGGCGACCTGCAGGATGACCATGGATGGGTCCAGCTCTCTGAGGGCCTTGATGGCCGAGATATAAACCGTGAGGATGTCTGATGTGTGGACTCCTGAGAACAGATGATACGACACAGACAGAATAATTAAATTCACTGTTAAGCATCTTCTTGTTCTGCTGTTTTAACAGAGCGCTCCAGGGAAGACGCTTGTCTGTTGGCTGACCTGCAAGATAACATCGACAAAAAGCCTTTGAGGTTTTTCCTTTGGATTTGGGATTATGGCGGACAGTacgctctgtggtaaacaaaggTTGTTGATACTAACTCGTTTTGTCTCCACAAAataacaccactttcaggattttttaggCCTAAATTCAATCGCTTGAAGAAAAAGCTAACATTATGCTATGAAAGACTCTCACTATGGTTACAGGATGAcgctctgtagtctcatttaaccacttgttagaaactgctttttttttaaaaagacaaattaaagcttcaaagttcgCGAGCGGAGGATTTACTGACGAATTTTATATCGTAGAACAAAACAActgaccttatttcaggcttttaagcaaaaacacataaaaaaacactgactttgaggCAAGGGAACTAAAGGTTTGAAGGCTCATCACGGGGGAACTCTGTTCCTAAGTGGCCAACAAACCTGGGTGCAGCAGACGGCTCTCGAAAGCAGACTTTAATGAAGTGAGGAGCTGCTGTCTCTGGTTGGTTCTTTCCAGACAAAACTTCAGATCTTCAATTGCAGCTTTTGATTCTGGGAAATCTGaaagagaaatgtgaaaataaagcaCAAGAAGAAGTAGGCAACCCATGTGCGTGTAGTGTATTAAACATTCTTGCTCCTAACTTAATTTCAGTTCCCTGATTTTAGATCACCCGCCTGCAGGTTTATCTGTGCGCGACCAGTATGGAGAAACAGTAAGTCCAGGATGTGTTTAGCATAGCTTCTtctaaaagcgtctgctaaatgaaattgtagataGCTTTACACAAAAACTGGAAGCAGAGTGAAACTGCTAGCCTAGCACTCTctaatgtgaaaatatacatCTTACAAAAGTGAGAAATAATCTTTGgaacttttgttaaaaaaaatctggtttatGCACAAAATCTTCAttaggaaaatacatttttaaaaattaactaaaatgaaaataataaataaaaataattattaaatgaataaatatataaacaaaaaaatgcataaataattaaatttaaaaaattgattaagaaacaaaataaacagattgACCTCCAAGTGATTCTGGGATTCTATCAATGAATcacaataaaactgttttatctCTCGCCTCTGATTATACTGAAGAGCTCCTCGATCCTCATGTTGACGTAGATCCTGCAGAAGAACTGGTGCATGTGGCATCTCCACTGCTTCAGGACAGAACTGCTGCCAGTCTGCCCAAAATGAATGCTGGGACCACCTGGAGTACTGGgaacactgggagcactgggaacactgggagcactgggaacactgggaacactgggagcactgggagcaGGTACCACACCGTCTCTGTCTGCCTCGCTCGCAAACACTTTGCTCAGCCAGCCGAGCACCAGCTCCAGCCACTgcaaccacaaaaaacacaaagagctaATGAAAGATTTATCCAGATAAAAACGTTACATCTCTGATCGCGGAGAGACGGACGGATGTTTCACCTCCTGGAACTCCAGCAGGAAGGAGCGTTCGTACTCGCCCCTGCAGTGCTGCTCCATGCGCTGCTCGATGAGCTTGTGGAGGATGGAGGTGACGGCCTCGGAGCTGACCCACTCCAGCAGCTGGAGTTTGGAACTACAACCACAGAAACCACAGAAACCACATCAACCGTTCATCCTCACgctaaacacaaaacacacacacaacaagcacTCTGTCGTATTTTGATAATCTCGTTCAAAATATCACTAAAGAGTGCACGTACTGGAATAAGAAAAAGGTGCATGGGAAATTGTCGGCAGTgagttattttgtttattgaacctttgaaacctgagcaaattggcttgatttctttcaaaaacattggaaggcATTGCAacccaaacatttgcaagaatctagtaaaaagtacaagaaaatgtatttaaaattagtttaaaaagaacaaaaactaaaactgtaaAGTGTTTATGTCTGTGAGATCAGTAACAGCAAACACACTCACCATAGTTGTATAAATCGCAGTTTTGCGATGCGCTGAAAAATATAACAgatatttttgtgtgcttttattCTTACTTTTGAGTAGCCTAACTTCGTTTGGTTATTACGGTTAAACATTTAGGATTTGTTTAAACTCTGTTTgtatttaaccatttttgtCTGTCGCCTCATGGACTCCAATGTAAATTCTGGCTGCCTTTGTAGCTGCTGTCACAAGATCTCAGGCATGAAAGTAATCAGTAAAATGTTACCACGaagctatttaaaaaagacCGAGACTGTAACAAAGATGAGAAATGTTCTGTAACTTCCATAAACCTCtgacataacattttttttaaaaaagaaacaaaaaacaaaaaggcaacaagacaaacaagactAAATTATAATAATCCTGTGAAGTAATtctaaacatgtaattatgataattaaacaTATAGTTTTCAGCTTAGTttatagctttttacttttttccctagatatttttccctaactttttaaaaatagttttctaaatcaGCTAATTTCGTGAAATTTGTAGAGCATAGCTTACCAAGTTGTTCACTGCCtctctcccatgtttttgaaaaaaatcgcactaatttgctcagagttcaaagggttaaatattgtgaaagtcgtctgaaagcagcacaagaaaagtgatgtcgctccagattcaaagggttaaatgtcttTATTGAGTCCACTCACAGTATGTGGCTGAgctcctgcagctgctccagGGCCTCCTTACACCAGCACTGCTGTGTCGGGACCCCGCAGCCCGGACAGACCCCTCGCTCGTCGCCGTCTGGAGCCTCGGCCCCGTCCTCGGTCTGGCCCTCCTGGCTCATGTACACAGAGAAGGTTCTGCTGTAGAACTCCAGCACTCTCTCCTGGAGAACGGGGGAGGGGGAGAAGAGAAGGAGGGCCCTGATGATGGTGAAGGCACGCTCCTGGAGGCCCCTGGGCCCCGGGCCACAGAGACTGCCACGACCTTCGTCCTGCCACGTCCCCAGCCTCTCCAAACCACCTAGAAGATAAAATGATGTTAATATAATTCAGAAATCAGTTCTGAACTTATCGACTTGTTTTTCCCACTCACCCAGGAAAGGTTCCAGTCGGTCTAACAGAGTCCGAAAAGCAGTGAGGAGAACCCAGGCCCTGCCTCTCTCCTCCAGCTCGTTCTCCGGCTGTTTGAGTCCAGACCAGAACTCGGGAACCACAGTCGAGGACAGACGCATCTGCAAAGACTCCAGCAGCCAGCCGCTCAGCAGCTGGCCCAAACCCTGATTACACAGCAGGGCCAACGAGTCCGAGAGGTTCTGCTCCGTCACCGAGCAGCCGGGagacacctgaaaaaaagaacaaggtaaGTTATTTGTTACGACAGACACAGCAGGGCTGTCGTATGCAATCTAGAATCTCTAAATCTACTGATCTGTCAATGCTGAtgtcaaatgaaaaaacacaagacgCCAGGCCTTCGACATTTTATACACAAGACACTGAAAGGGTGTGTTCGAAGGGATGGAGCCACTTTAACCCTCTGacacctggagtgacatcacttttcttgctgcgttcagacacctttcccaatatttaaaccttaagaccctgagcaaattggtgcaatttctttataaaaacaaacagtggaaaaggcaatgagcagcttggtagGAAACTGTCCACAGATttcaaaagataaatatatttagtaaattatgtttttaaaaagagggaaaatatcgagggaaaaaaagaaaaagctacaaattagttttttttaaaaaacctaggaaagaagctagggaaaaaaagaagaaaaaagctagggaaaatgtctatgaaaaaaaagtattagatTTTAAAGCTCTTCCTAAAtcgttttgatttatttattcatttgttgtttttttatttaaacttgtaaaaaaaaacttgcaagaaTATATATTCTTGCAAGTCCtcttaaaaatttaaaacatttcttgctgTCGACATATATTTACAACCGCAACATGAAGACAAATGAGTCGTAAAAGCATCATAATTTATATCCCGAATTTAGCCGAACGTCCCATTAATTAGTTCACTGCCCTATGTCATGTCCCATATGGTAAGAATCGATGCTACGGCCAAGAAAACACTAAatcctaaaatattttaatggaaTCCGGCGAGTTCGGTTCACTCCATGTTGACGCCTGTGTCTTTTTGCTGCAGTTGTTGAGCTCAGAAAGTCCACTCACCAAAGCTGCAGTGACAGTTTCCCAAGCGTCAGCAACACCTTGTTGCGATGCGGATCCCGACATCTCGGCTGAGTCCGATT includes these proteins:
- the anapc2 gene encoding anaphase-promoting complex subunit 2; the protein is MEEIGMESDSAEMSGSASQQGVADAWETVTAALVSPGCSVTEQNLSDSLALLCNQGLGQLLSGWLLESLQMRLSSTVVPEFWSGLKQPENELEERGRAWVLLTAFRTLLDRLEPFLGGLERLGTWQDEGRGSLCGPGPRGLQERAFTIIRALLLFSPSPVLQERVLEFYSRTFSVYMSQEGQTEDGAEAPDGDERGVCPGCGVPTQQCWCKEALEQLQELSHILSKLQLLEWVSSEAVTSILHKLIEQRMEQHCRGEYERSFLLEFQEWLELVLGWLSKVFASEADRDGVVPAPSAPSVPSVPSAPSVPSAPSVPSTPGGPSIHFGQTGSSSVLKQWRCHMHQFFCRIYVNMRIEELFSIIRDFPESKAAIEDLKFCLERTNQRQQLLTSLKSAFESRLLHPGVHTSDILTVYISAIKALRELDPSMVILQVACQPIRKYLRTREDTVRQIVAGLTGDAEGCTDLASELSRGDPVTLEMQDSDEEGNDPEDWTPDPTDAVPDKMGSKRRSSDIISLLVSIYGSKDIFIDEYRAVLADRLLHQLNYNTAREIRNVELLKLRFGESHMHYCEVMLKDMADSRRINSNIREEESRLSEEEQPPLSLSSIILSSEFWPPLKEEKLELPPLVCQAMEAYTHRYEKLKAMRTLSWKPHLGSVTLDLELEDRTLTNLTVSPIHAAIILHFQEKSSWMLEELSMKLGAPKELVHRKLALWQQHGVLREEAGGRYYVVETGSSKEKMERGVMLIDSDEERDSNTTTQSEQREEKLQLFWAYIQAMLTNLDSMTLDRIHSMLRMFVATGPVVTEMDVNELEAFLQRKVREHQLMVSAGVYRLPKSN